AGCGCCGTGATCGGCCCGGTGAAAAAAGCCGGCGTGAAACGCCTGCTGGTGGTGGGCGGTGCGGGTTCGTTGTTGTTGCCAGGTGGCAGTCGCGTGATCGACAGCGAGGGTTTCCCGGCCGAATACAAAGCCGAAGCCAGCGCCGGTGCTGAGTTTCTCGACGTGCTGCGTCAGGAAAAAGAACTGGATTGGACCTTCCTGTCGCCGTCGGCAGAATTTGTTGAAACCGAGCGCACCGGCAAATTCCGCCTGGGCCAGGACGATCTGCTGGTGAGCGCCGAGGGCCGTAGCTGGATCAGTTTTGCTGACTACGCCATTGCGCTGATCGACGAAGTGGAAACACCGAAGCACTCGCGTCAACGCTTCACCGTCGGTTACTGACCCGGCGCGATCAAAACTGTGGGAGCGGGCTTGCTCGCGAATGCGGTGGTTCAGTTAGAACATCTCTGCCTGATACACCGCATTCGCGAGCAAGCCCGCTCCCACATTTGATCTTCAGTGTGTGGGCTGGTGTGCCTCGCTCACCAGCCACGCCATTAACGCTTGCAGCCCAGCCGAAGGCTCAGTCCCCGGCGGGTACACCAGGTAATAGCCCATCCCCGTCGGCACCCGCAATTCAAACGGCGTGGCCAGCCGCCCGGCTTTCACAT
The window above is part of the Pseudomonas sp. KBS0710 genome. Proteins encoded here:
- a CDS encoding NAD(P)-dependent oxidoreductase, with product MSKIAIIGATGRAGSQLLEEALRRGHTVTAIARNTEKLAARPGLTVKKVDALDAAALQQAVSGNDVVISAAHFATLPASAVIGPVKKAGVKRLLVVGGAGSLLLPGGSRVIDSEGFPAEYKAEASAGAEFLDVLRQEKELDWTFLSPSAEFVETERTGKFRLGQDDLLVSAEGRSWISFADYAIALIDEVETPKHSRQRFTVGY